From Glycine soja cultivar W05 chromosome 4, ASM419377v2, whole genome shotgun sequence, the proteins below share one genomic window:
- the LOC114408711 gene encoding probable E3 ubiquitin-protein ligase RHG1A yields the protein MQGQRGTVVSMPETLEFDCGSASGNSTADQQICWNNVNPAENQIPDYILSPCDMNSSYDNSIINHEWQNLSGWSLGEPSSSNTPNEINNNEQKRELGWSSTITAGALAGPSLEERRLEPTNALSLDNVNTGPIYICSPNSHLMSQNLNLNAGLADSGSDDSQHLELPNLNKSSGSANECIPPNVGSGSFLLPSGNNAFLVEDTDGRPSCSLDTRRVSCKRKAVEGNNGQSSDAGSSSYSQHTDGSAWHTIPTQDNAGSSSRRSIPSEEVNARLGLGIGDEASENVSDSKTAGSSESFHRNFRLRLNPSNPANSVPPTAFSTGSMIRHSGVSPSSQVSQRLHSVDNSLNSRSAPPIDNVVPQSQPHVIHVPALPRNRQSFRWSGGSSSRNIHSSNSIISPARDQEDASSRRMSRNMLEHPVFQPATDLRNLVQNPTVRASSSSSVNLSIPGNVASSRTGSNPATNPSSAPTWVSPPNPPQHPRRLSEYVRRSLFSPSSDAIGSPSNNYSSLRSGFSTSEPRALSSGSGANPRSSSWLERQGGSEFGIPYSLRTLAVASEGSSRLVSELHNVLGRMRRGGNMRFEDVVILEHQSFLSGIADVHDRHGDMRLDVDNMSYEELLALEERIGNVSTGLSEETLSKLLKQRKHSVEKGSETDAEPCCVCQEDYGDGNDIGTLDCGHDFHSSCIKQWLMQKNLCPICKTTGLAT from the exons ATGCAAGGGCAGAGAGGTACAGTTGTTTCAATGCCTGAAACCTTAGAATTTGATTGTGGATCTGCATCTGGCAATTCTACTGCGGATCAGCAAATTTGCTGGAATAATGTGAATCCTGCAGAGAACCAAATTCCTGATTATATACTTTCTCCTTGTGATATGAACTCATCCTATGACAATTCTATTATTAATCATGAATGGCAAAATTTGAGTGGATGGAGCTTAGGGGAGCCAAGTTCCAGTAATACACCAAATGAGATTAACAATAATGAGCAAAAAAGAGAACTTGGATGGTCATCAACCATTACTGCTGGTGCATTGGCTGGTCCAAGCCTAGAAGAAAGGCGCCTTGAACCAACCAATGCTCTTTCACTAGACAATGTCAATACAGGTCCTATCTACATCTGTAGCCCCAATTCTCATTTGATGTCCCAGAATCTCAACTTAAATGCAGGTTTAGCGGACAGTGGCAGTGATGATAGTCAACATCTGGAGCTCCCTAACTTAAACAAGTCTAGTGGGTCAGCAAACGAGTGTATACCACCTAATGTTGGATCTGGTTCTTTTCTGCTTCCTTCTGGAAATAATGCCTTCCTGGTAGAAGATACTGATGGTAGGCCTAGTTGTTCTCTTGATACTCGGCGGGTCTCTTGTAAACGAAAGGCTGTTGAAGGAAATAATGGACAATCGTCAGATGCTGGGAGTTCTAGCTACAGTCAGCATACAGATGGTAGTGCATGGCACACCATTCCTACTCAGGATAATGCTGGAAGCAGTTCGAGAAGATCTATTCCCTCAGAAGAGGTAAACGCAAGACTTGGCCTGGGTATCGGGGATGAAGCATCTGAAAATGTTTCTGATTCAAAAACTGCGGGAAGCTCAGAAAGCTTTCACAGGAATTTCCGTTTGAGGTTAAATCCTTCAAACCCAGCAAATTCTGTTCCTCCCACCGCATTCTCAACTGGGAGCATGATTAGGCATTCTGGTGTTTCTCCATCCTCTCAAGTATCACAAAGACTTCATTCTGTTGATAATTCTCTGAACTCGAGGTCGGCACCACCGATAGATAATGTGGTTCCTCAAAGCCAGCCACATGTAATCCATGTCCCTGCTTTGCCCAGGAATAGACAATCATTTAGATGGAGTGGTGGTTCTAGCTCCAGAAACATCCATTCATCAAACTCAATTATATCCCCAGCCAGGGATCAGGAGGATGCAAGCTCAAGAAGAATGTCCAGAAATATGTTAGAACATCCAGTCTTTCAACCTGCAACTGATTTAAGAAATTTAGTTCAAAATCCAACAGTTAGAGCTTCAAGTTCAAGTAGTGTAAATTTAAGTATTCCAGGAAATGTTGCTTCATCACGGACTGGATCAAATCCAGCTACCAATCCCTCATCTGCCCCAACTTGGGTTTCTCCTCCTAATCCTCCACAGCATCCACGGAGGTTATCTGAATATGTCCGTCGGTCCTTGTTTTCTCCCAGTTCTGATGCTATTGGAAGTCCAAGCAATAATTATTCTTCCTTGCGCTCTGGTTTTTCTACATCTGAACCAAGGGCGTTATCATCTGGGAGTGGGGCAAACCCGAGATCATCTTCATGGTTGGAGAGGCAAGGAGGTAGTGAATTTGGAATTCCTTATTCACTACGTACTTTGGCTGTTGCAAGTGAAGGAAGTAGTAGACTTGTATCTGAG CTCCACAATGTTTTGGGCCGAATGCGTAGAGGTGGGAACATGCGATTTGAG GATGTTGTGATCCTTGAGCATCAATCATTTCTTTCTGGAATAGCTGATGTTCATGATCGACACGGGGATATGCGACTTGATGTTGATAACATGTCTTATGAG GAGTTGTTGGCTCTGGAAGAGCGCATTGGAAATGTGAGTACTGGATTGAGTGAGGAAACCCTATCGAAACTCTTGAAACAGAGAAAACACTCGGTTGAAAAAGGGTCTGAGACTGATGCAGAACCCTGTTGTGTTTGTCAG GAGGATTATGGTGATGGGAATGATATTGGAACGCTTGATTGTGGCCATGATTTCCATAGCAGCTGTATCAAACAGTGGCTAATGCAAAAGAATCTGTGTCCCATTTGTAAGACAACGGGCTTGGCAACATGA